TCCACGTCGGCGGCGGTGTGCTCGGGTGGGCGCGGGAGGTCGATCCGAGCCTGCCCACTTACTGATCCACGTGCGATCCCCTCGGTGATCGTCATGTCGGGGCCGTCGAGTGATCGGCGGCCCCGACGTGTGTTCGCCGACGGACGCGACACGTCTCGACCCGAGCCCGGTAGCGTCCCCCTTTGTGATGAGAAGACCGGACCCCCCGCCGACTCATGTTCGAGCGGCGTTCGGTGCCCGTGACGAGGAGCCGGAACCGCTGGACTCCTCTGGTGTGTGGCAGTGCGGCGAGATCATCCTCAAGCCGGTGGCCAACACGGCGGAGGCCGCGTGGGTGGCCAAGACGCTGGACGGCCTGCAACCGGAGAACATCCGGCTGGCCAAGCCGCTGCGCTCCACCGACGGCCGCTGGGTGGTGTCCGGCTGGACCGCGACCCGCGTGCTGGCGGGTGCGCCGGAGGCACGGCACGACGAGGTGATCGCGGTCTCGCTGCGGCTGCACCGGGCGACGGCGCGGCTGCCGAGGCCTCGCTTCGTCGACGAGCGCCGGGACGTCTTCTCCGTGGCTGATCGGATGGCCTGGGGTGAAGAGGAGCCGCAGCTCGACCTCGATCGTGGCGGCCGACTGTTCGAGGTCCTGTTGACCTCCCGCAGGCACACCGGCCTGCGGCCGCAGGTGGTGCACGGCGACCTCTTCGGCAACGTGCTGTTCGCAGGCGACGGCCCGCCCGCCGTGCTGGACTTCACGCCGTACTGGCGACCGGTGGAGTGGGCGGCGGCGGTCGTGGTGGTCGACGGGCTGGCCTGGGGCGGCGCCGATCCCGGGCTGATCCATCGCTGGGCGCATCTGCCGGAGTGGCCGCAGGCGTTATTGCACGCACTGCTGTTCCGGCTGGCGGTCAACGCGCTGCATCCTCGGTCCACACCGGAGTCGCTGGCGGGGCTGGAGCGGGCCGCGCAGTTCATCCTCGAGGTGTTGTGAGCCGTGCGTCGCCCGGGTGAGGGCGTGCCTGTCGTCCCGCTGAGACGGGCCTGCCGGGCTCCGGGATGAAGATCATCGCCGGGGTGCTTCCCGGCCGCCGTCGGCGAACACAGCCGCAGGCAGGCGCCGCAGGCGGGCGCGTCCGCCTGGCGATCCGGTCTGCGGCCTCGGCCGGCCGCCGTCGACCGTCCACAGTGTCCGCCCGTCGAGCGGCCGCGCATCCACATCGGATGCGTCGAGATCGCTGCGGGGCCCGCCGGACCCGTCGCCGACTGGTCCCGCTGTCACCGCCCCGGCAGGCGGCGGCCGTGCGGTGGCGACGGTCGAGGCAGGTCGGTCAGGATCGCCGTCGGGCGCGGCGGCGGGGCAGCTCCTCGACGATCGTGCGCACCAGCGCTCCGGTCCTGGCCCGATCCGGCATCAGACAGGGCAGTCCGGCCGTCTCCAGTGGTGCCGCCGTCACCGGGCCGACGCAGGCGAGTACGAGCTGATCCAGCGCCGCCTGACGGAACGCCGCCTCCTGTCCGGTGCGGGCCGCGCGCGACAGCAGGTTGGCGGCGGCGGGAGCGCTGGTGAAGGTCACGGCGTCCAGTCCGCCCGTCGCGGCGGCCGCGATCAATGCGTCCAACGGGGCCGGATCGACGGGATCACTCCAGCGGTAGACGGCGACCGGCAGCACCTCGGCGCCCCCGGCGCGCAATGCGTCCAGCAGCTCCGGCATCGGCTCGCCGTGGATCTGCACCACGACCCGACGGCCCGCCACCCCGATCTCGTGCAGGCGGTCGGTCACCTCGGCGACGGTCTCACTCGGCGCCGTCCACGGATCGGGCAGCCCGGCACCGCGCATCGCGCCCCTGGCCTTGGGGCCTCGGGCCAGCAGTTCGGCCGAGCGGAGATGATCGAGCAGGCGGTCCGCGACGCCCTGGCGCTGGGCATGGTCGATCCAGCCGCGGAATCCCACCCCGGTCACGGCCACGACGACGTCGACCGGTGCCGCGAGCACCTGCGTCGTCGCCTCGACGAGCAGTGGATCGTCGTCGAGCCCGATCGTGTGGATCGCGGGTCCGGATCGGACCTCGGCGCCCTTGCGTTCGAGTAGACCGACGAGTTCGGCCGCCCGCCGCTGCGCGGTCACCCCGATGCGGAAACCGGCCAGCGGCTGTTCCTCAGTCACTCGTTCAGGATGGCACCTCGACAGCGCCGAGACGCCGTCGACACCGATGCCGATCACCTCGCCGGACCTGATGCGGCCACGTCGGTCGCGGACCGACTGGCCGAGTCGGTCGGTCGATCGAGCCTGCGGCGGGCGTGCGGGTCCGCCAAGGTCGATGGCCGACCGGAGCGGCCGGACGATCGACGTCGGTGTGCGGCGCCTCGCCGCACGGCTGGTCAACCCGATGTCGAGCCTGCTTCGGAGTGCGGCCGTCCGCCGCACCTCGTCCTCGTGGCCGGGCCACTGCGTAACTCTCACATATCGAAATTTTCAAATCGCTTTTCTCACCTTTAGGATCGCCGGGACTTTGCGACCCTCAACGGACACGGGACTGGCGGGTGCGTGATGAAGAAGCCGGGGATGGACCTCACCGGGCTCGACCTCACCCAGCCCAACGCCGCTCGCGTCTACGACTACTTCCTCGGCGGCGCCCACAATTTCGAGGTCGACCGGCAGGCTGCGGAGAAGATCCTCCGCGTCAATCCCTGGCTGGCCGACGCGATCCGCGAGAACCGGCACTTTTTGCGGCGCGTCGTGCGACGTCTCACCTCGTCGGGAGTCCGGCAGTTCCTCGACATCGGCTCGGGCATCCCGACTGCGGGCAACGTTCACGAGATCGCCCGGCAGACCGCCCCGGACGCCACCGTCGTCTACGTCGACATCGATCCGCTCGCCGTCGCCCACAGCCAGGAACTGCTCACCGGCAGCGATGGGGTGAGCGCCATCCTCGGCGACGTCCGGGAACCGGGCCGCATCCTCGCCGACCCCACTGTCAGGGCCCTGCTGGACTTCGACCGACCCGTCGGGGTGCTCCTCGGCGGCGTCCTGCACTTCGTTCCCGGTGACGTCGACGCGATCCTCGATCCACTCCGCACCGTGCTGACCGAGAGCAGTCACCTGGTGATCACCCATGCCGCGACGACGAGCACGGTGAAGACGAGCGGCCGCTTCACGATGGACGGTGCGGGCCTCACGCTGCGCGATCCCGACGAGATCCGGGCGATGTTCGACGGCCTCACCCTGCTGAGACCCGGCGTGGTCGCCGTGCCCGAATGGCTGCCGGAGGGGGCGGGCGGGACCGATCCGGCGCCGGTCGACTCGCTGTCCTTCGCCGGAGTGGGTCGGAAGGACTGATTCAGCTCGCGGAGCAGCAGGCCGTCGGTGCTGGGCTGGTTCGGCGGACGGCAGCGGCAGGAGCGCGGCTCGGCCGGGGTGCTGATTCTGTGCGGGTGGGCCGCAGAGAAGTTTGCGCGGCTCGCCGCGGACGTGTTCGCGCGTTCGGACTCCCGACAGGCCCGCGCACCCCCGCCCGTCCGGGACACGCGACGATGAACGCCCTCCGAGCGACGAAGAGCGGTCTCGGCCTGCGGTACCTCGAATGCGGGCAGGACGACCCGGCATGACGGTTCCACACCGTTCGCGGCTGATCTTCGTCATGGGGTCGGCTGTGCGGTCACGGGTATTCGGGAGTGCTGATGAGCGACGAGGAATGGACCGAGCGGGTGCGCGAGGTGGTGGCGAGCATCCCGGCGGGACGGGTGCTGGCCTACGGAGAGGTGGGCGCCATCGCCGGGGCGCCCTCGCCGCGCTTCGTCGGCGCGGTGCTGTCCGAGGACGGCGCGGATCTGCCATGGCATCGGGTGTTGCGCGCCAACGGCACGGTGGCCTCACACCTGGCACACCGTCAGCTCGAACTATTGCGTGCCGAGGGGGTGCTCGCCGAGGACGGCCGCGTCGACATGGCTCGATACCGCTGGACCGAAGGGCTCGCCACGGCACCCGCCAAGGAGGAGGGACTCTGGTGAATCGGCGTGCGGGGGCGCGTCGGCCGCGCACCGCGCCGGGTCTGGTCGGGTCGGGTCGGGTCGGGTTGGGTCGGACCACGCTGATCAGTCGAGTACACCGGCGTGCGAGAGCCCCGGCGGCGGATCGGCTGCTGCTACGGCCGTGCCGCCTGCCCGCGCCGGGTCGGGCCGGTCGCGACGTAGCCGCCTGCGACGGGCTGCCTGCGAAGTGCTGCCTGAGCCGGGCGGCCGCCTGCGACGGGGTCGCCCGGCGACGGAGCCGGCGAGACCGTGCGGCCGGAGTCGTCGAATGTCCATCGTCGACCGGGTGAAGTCGAGGCGCACCGCCGCCGCCGAGGCGTGCGCCAGACCTCATGATCACGACACGCCCCATGCCGCGCGCGATGATGTCCGCCGAGCATGGTTGCATCCTCCGAGTGGAACGGACTTCGCCGTCACTGGTGCGGCGCCGGTGGACGTCCCGCCGGCAGACCGACTGGGATGCCATGGGCCGCCGGGTGCTCGATCACCCCGGCGGCCTGCTCCGCGTGCTCGGCGGGCCGGGCACCGGGAAGACCACGCTGATCGCCGAGACCGTCGCCGACCGGATTCGCGGCGGTGTCGATCCCGAGTTTGTGCTGGTGTTGACGGCAGGCCGGCCGGCGGCTCAGGCGCTGCGCAGCCGGATCGCGGCGCTGCTCACCGGGCCCGACCCGGAGAGCGGGCTGCCGAGGATCGCCCGCGAGCCGATGGTCCGCACCCTGCACTCCTACGCCTTCGCCGTGCTGCGCGCCCACGCCGGACTCGTGGGCCTGCCGCAGCCGAGGCTGCTGCCCGTCCCGGATCAGGACGCGATGATCCGCGAGCTGCTCCGGGGCGACGTCGAGGACGGTGCCTCGGACTGGCCCGCCGCCCTGCGCCCGGCGCTGCTGCTCCCCGACTTCGCCGCCGAACTGCGTGATCTCCTGCTGCGGACGGCCGAACGCGGCCTCGGCCCGGAACACCTCGTCGCGCTCGGGGAACGGCACGGTCGCCCGGAATGGGTGGCCGCAGGCCGATTCGGCCAGGTGTACGAGGAGGTGGCGCAGCTCGGCGCGGCCAATCCCGGTGCGGATCACGAGTCGGCACCCTCGCTGGACGCCGCCGAGCTGGTCTCGCAGGCCCTGCTGACCCTGGAGACCGAGGAGGACCTGCTCGCCGCCGAGCACGCCAGGGTCCGCCATCTGATCGTCGACGACGCCCAGCACCTCGATCCGCAGCAGTATCGGCTCATCCGGCTGCTGGGCGATCAGGCGAAGGAGCTGATCCTGGCGGGCGACCCGGATCAGTCGGTGTTCTCCTTCCGGGGCGCCGATCCGCGCTGTCTGCTCGACGCGGACTCCGACGGCGACCGCACGGTGGTGCTCACCGTCGATCACCGGATGTCGCCCGCCGTCCGGGGTGCCGTGCGGCGGCTGATCACCCGGCTGCCGGGCACGGGGCCGCAGCGCGAACTCGTCGCCCCTGCCGCGCCGGAGCCGCTCGTCGAGGAACCTCCTCCGGGGTTCCTCGACGAGGAGAGCCCGCCGGAGGTGCTCGACGACGAACTGCCGCCGGACCCTTTCGAGGAGGACCTGCCGCCGGACCCCTTCGACGACGAGCCGCCGCCGGACGACGTCGAGAACGCCCCGCCGTCGGATCGCGAGACCTCGGTCTTCGGCCGCCCGGCCGAGGACAGGGAGCCGTCGGACCCGCGCCTGCCGCTGGCCGCCGACGGGGTCGTGCAGGTGCGCCTGCTGGCCTCGGCCGCCCAGGAGGCCACCTGGGTGGCCGATCAGCTGCGTCGGGCTCGCCTGCTGCACGGCGTCCCGTGGTCCGAGATGGCCGTGGTCGTCCGATCCGCCGCCCACTCGCTCCCGGTACTGCGCAGGGCGCTGCTCGCGGCAGGGGTGCCGATGACGGTGCCGCTGGACGAGGTGCCGCTGGCGCAGCAGCCCGCCGTCCGCCCGCTGCTCCATCTGCTGCTCTGCGCCGATCAGCCGGAGCGGCTGGAACCCGACGGCGCCGCGATGCTGCTCGGCTCCCCGCTCGGCGGCGCCGACACCCTCGCGCAGCGCCGAGTCCGCCGGGAGCTGCGCAGGCTGGCGGTGGCCGCAGGCGTCGAGAAGGGCAGCGGCGAACTGCTCGTGGAGGTGATGAACGAACCCGATCGACTCGCCGGGATGAAGCCGGAGGCCGCCGCCCCGGTGCAGACGATCGCCGGACTGCTGGCCGTGGCCAGGGCCGCGATCGCCGACGGCCACGGTGTGGAGCAGGTGCTCTGGCAGGTCTGGCAGGCCAGCGGCCTGGAACGACACTGGGTGAGCCAGACCGAGCGTCGTGGCCCCGCCGCAGCCCAGGCCGATCGGGATCTCGACGCCGTCCTGGCCCTCTTCGACTCCGCCGCCCGCCATGTCGAGCGGCGGCCGGGACTCAGCGTCGCGGGATTCGTCGAGCGGCTGATGGTGCACCAGGTCCCCGGCGACTCGCTGGCCCCCCGCGCGCCGCAGGGCGAGTCGGTGGCCGTGCTCACCGCCCACGCCGCCGCGGGTCGCGAGTGGACCGTGGTGGCCGTGCCCGGTGTGCAGGAGGGCCGCTGGCCGGACCTGCGGCTGCGCGGCTCGCTGCTCGGAGTGGAACGGCTGGTCGACGTCCTGACCGGTGTGCCGCACGAGACCGTGTCGGCCACGGCTCCGCTGCTGGCCGAGGAACGCAGACTGCTGGTGGTGGCCGCCAGCCGGGCCCGACACACGTTGCTGGTCAGTGCTGTGCGTGGCGAGGACGAGCAGCCGTCCCGGTTCCTCGACGAGCTGGACGACGCCACGACGGACGCCGAGGCCGAGGCGCGGCCGCTGTTCCGGCCGCCTCGCGGCCTGTCGCTGCCCGAACTGGTCGGGGAACTGCGCCGGGTGGTCTGTGATCCGTCGACCGAGCCCGCCCGCCGCGATCGAGCCGCGCGGGCGCTGGCGCGGCTGGCCGCCGAACGCGTTCCCGGCAGCGACCCGGCCTCCTGGTACGGACTCGCGGACCCCTCCACCGAGGCGCCGCTCTGGGTCGACGGCGATCAGGTGCGGGTGTCGCCGTCCACGGTGGACGTGCTGACGAAGTGCCCGACGCGCTGGGTGGTCGAACGACACGGCGGTCAGGACCAGGCCGAGCTCGCCTCGGTGACCGGGACCCTGGTGCACGCCCTGGTACAGGCTGCGGGCGAGGGCGCCGATCGGGAGACGCTGCGGCGCAGTCTCGACGAGGCGTGGGCGGCGGTCGACG
The Actinoalloteichus fjordicus DNA segment above includes these coding regions:
- a CDS encoding TIGR02569 family protein, which encodes MRRPDPPPTHVRAAFGARDEEPEPLDSSGVWQCGEIILKPVANTAEAAWVAKTLDGLQPENIRLAKPLRSTDGRWVVSGWTATRVLAGAPEARHDEVIAVSLRLHRATARLPRPRFVDERRDVFSVADRMAWGEEEPQLDLDRGGRLFEVLLTSRRHTGLRPQVVHGDLFGNVLFAGDGPPAVLDFTPYWRPVEWAAAVVVVDGLAWGGADPGLIHRWAHLPEWPQALLHALLFRLAVNALHPRSTPESLAGLERAAQFILEVL
- a CDS encoding uroporphyrinogen-III synthase, whose protein sequence is MTEEQPLAGFRIGVTAQRRAAELVGLLERKGAEVRSGPAIHTIGLDDDPLLVEATTQVLAAPVDVVVAVTGVGFRGWIDHAQRQGVADRLLDHLRSAELLARGPKARGAMRGAGLPDPWTAPSETVAEVTDRLHEIGVAGRRVVVQIHGEPMPELLDALRAGGAEVLPVAVYRWSDPVDPAPLDALIAAAATGGLDAVTFTSAPAAANLLSRAARTGQEAAFRQAALDQLVLACVGPVTAAPLETAGLPCLMPDRARTGALVRTIVEELPRRRARRRS
- a CDS encoding SAM-dependent methyltransferase, with the protein product MDLTGLDLTQPNAARVYDYFLGGAHNFEVDRQAAEKILRVNPWLADAIRENRHFLRRVVRRLTSSGVRQFLDIGSGIPTAGNVHEIARQTAPDATVVYVDIDPLAVAHSQELLTGSDGVSAILGDVREPGRILADPTVRALLDFDRPVGVLLGGVLHFVPGDVDAILDPLRTVLTESSHLVITHAATTSTVKTSGRFTMDGAGLTLRDPDEIRAMFDGLTLLRPGVVAVPEWLPEGAGGTDPAPVDSLSFAGVGRKD
- a CDS encoding MGMT family protein, with protein sequence MSDEEWTERVREVVASIPAGRVLAYGEVGAIAGAPSPRFVGAVLSEDGADLPWHRVLRANGTVASHLAHRQLELLRAEGVLAEDGRVDMARYRWTEGLATAPAKEEGLW
- a CDS encoding ATP-dependent helicase — its product is MSAEHGCILRVERTSPSLVRRRWTSRRQTDWDAMGRRVLDHPGGLLRVLGGPGTGKTTLIAETVADRIRGGVDPEFVLVLTAGRPAAQALRSRIAALLTGPDPESGLPRIAREPMVRTLHSYAFAVLRAHAGLVGLPQPRLLPVPDQDAMIRELLRGDVEDGASDWPAALRPALLLPDFAAELRDLLLRTAERGLGPEHLVALGERHGRPEWVAAGRFGQVYEEVAQLGAANPGADHESAPSLDAAELVSQALLTLETEEDLLAAEHARVRHLIVDDAQHLDPQQYRLIRLLGDQAKELILAGDPDQSVFSFRGADPRCLLDADSDGDRTVVLTVDHRMSPAVRGAVRRLITRLPGTGPQRELVAPAAPEPLVEEPPPGFLDEESPPEVLDDELPPDPFEEDLPPDPFDDEPPPDDVENAPPSDRETSVFGRPAEDREPSDPRLPLAADGVVQVRLLASAAQEATWVADQLRRARLLHGVPWSEMAVVVRSAAHSLPVLRRALLAAGVPMTVPLDEVPLAQQPAVRPLLHLLLCADQPERLEPDGAAMLLGSPLGGADTLAQRRVRRELRRLAVAAGVEKGSGELLVEVMNEPDRLAGMKPEAAAPVQTIAGLLAVARAAIADGHGVEQVLWQVWQASGLERHWVSQTERRGPAAAQADRDLDAVLALFDSAARHVERRPGLSVAGFVERLMVHQVPGDSLAPRAPQGESVAVLTAHAAAGREWTVVAVPGVQEGRWPDLRLRGSLLGVERLVDVLTGVPHETVSATAPLLAEERRLLVVAASRARHTLLVSAVRGEDEQPSRFLDELDDATTDAEAEARPLFRPPRGLSLPELVGELRRVVCDPSTEPARRDRAARALARLAAERVPGSDPASWYGLADPSTEAPLWVDGDQVRVSPSTVDVLTKCPTRWVVERHGGQDQAELASVTGTLVHALVQAAGEGADRETLRRSLDEAWAAVDAGAPWFSRRERQRVEAMLDSFLGWYATSRSELSQLAVEHDMDVSLPADPEGLWLRIRGRVDRLDSDADGRPVVIDVKTSRGAVSAKDAVDHPQLAVYQLAASLGAFRDLGADVEPGGARLLYVAKPDGRTGAATERVQPPLDAEGVARWRLTLAEAASSSRGPRYAATENADCSRCPVRTSCPLHPSGRQVSE